ACCTGTCTCCTAAGGCCGAGGACCGTGGATACTGTCTTAGCGCTATGAGTTATCTTGGCAGTGCTGGCCGTTGAAACGCCTACTATGATCCTGTTTACCGCCAGGTCCTCCTGGGCCACTACGACCCTCTCGCTGCCATTTATTATGAAGTAGCCTCCTGGGTCCCTGGGGTCCTCTCCATGCCTTATGAGCTCCTCCTCACTGAGCTTAGAGAGGGGGTCCGCCACTGACTTTATCATAATGGGGAAGTCCGCTACCTTGACCTCCTGATGGTCAACCTCCGTGTTGTTCTCGATAAGCGTCATCTCCAGGTAAAGGGGGGCTGAGTAAGTGAAGTTCCTCAGCCTGGCCTCAAGCGGCGTCACGCTCGGGAACTGCCTGACGTTACGGTCGGCCTCCTTGACCTGCGGTATCCCTACACGGACCTTTCCGAAGACCACCTTCACGTCAGGGCCTATCGCCTGCTCAGCCCCCTTCTTAGCTAGCCTGTAAGCAGGCCTTACCTCCTTAAAGGAGTCGACGATCTTCTGAATCCTCTCGCTTACGAACGCGTTGTAAGAGTCCAGGTGCTGCCTGGCAAGGCCTGTCTCCTTGATGAACTGCTTGAAGACAGCCCATAGGTCATCCTTTGTGACATTATTGGACGACAACTTCTTTTCCCCTCAATAAGCAACCACTATCCTATAAACCTTGTACTTGCCTGCCGTCGGCGAGTCCCTCTCTATCTCAACTATGTCGCCCGGCTTTCCCCCTAGCAGCCTCACAACAGGGTCGTTGACACTAATGCGCGGCAGCTGCCAAGGC
The uncultured Acidilobus sp. JCHS genome window above contains:
- a CDS encoding DNA-directed RNA polymerase, subunit H, RpoH/RPB5 → MLSLEEAVEVLNRLNVKPWQLPRISVNDPVVRLLGGKPGDIVEIERDSPTAGKYKVYRIVVAY